In Streptomyces longhuiensis, the following proteins share a genomic window:
- a CDS encoding DUF2877 domain-containing protein, with protein MTSLGTATGLRAMSGDAALIAHLRVLRGQGVVDSVFHRTVNVLTPGERLVALAARGGGDAPRTLVTDVDSWSGRGISAGQAVEFAPGVITLRAADALLRVHTEGADEWHPILPSLAALDPRDLAAAASALDRLIQAHGSRGGMLGPTPTASSMEAAVTRALADGRDTLVRAIRSADDAGMRRGVLSLLGLGPGLTPAGDDFLTALALLSSLQGSGLAPFGRALQGVLLEHPGRTTRLSVTTLDEALAGRARAALLDVLHALAHPSGWSEARPTESIRTPVRHVLAIGHTSGTDTLSGLVTGLRLEKELRGSL; from the coding sequence GTGACTTCTCTGGGCACAGCCACCGGGCTGCGCGCCATGTCCGGCGACGCCGCGCTGATCGCGCACCTGCGCGTGCTCCGCGGGCAGGGCGTCGTCGACAGCGTCTTCCACCGGACTGTCAACGTACTGACGCCTGGTGAGAGGCTCGTCGCCCTCGCCGCCCGAGGCGGGGGTGACGCCCCCAGGACCCTCGTCACCGACGTGGACAGCTGGTCAGGGAGGGGCATCTCGGCGGGTCAGGCCGTGGAGTTCGCGCCAGGTGTCATCACTCTTCGCGCGGCGGACGCGCTCCTGCGGGTACACACGGAGGGCGCGGATGAATGGCATCCCATTCTTCCGTCGCTCGCGGCGCTCGACCCCCGCGACCTCGCGGCCGCCGCCTCGGCGCTCGACCGGCTGATACAGGCACACGGCTCACGCGGCGGCATGCTCGGCCCGACTCCCACCGCATCGTCGATGGAGGCAGCCGTCACCCGGGCACTCGCCGACGGACGGGACACCCTCGTACGCGCGATCAGGTCCGCGGACGACGCCGGCATGCGCCGCGGCGTCCTGTCACTTCTCGGACTCGGCCCGGGACTGACGCCCGCGGGCGACGACTTCCTGACCGCCCTGGCCCTGTTGTCCTCGCTCCAGGGCAGCGGGCTCGCCCCCTTCGGGCGGGCGCTTCAGGGCGTCCTGCTCGAACACCCCGGCCGCACCACGCGGTTGAGCGTCACCACGCTCGACGAGGCCCTGGCGGGACGGGCCCGCGCCGCACTGCTCGACGTCCTGCACGCGCTGGCCCACCCCTCCGGGTGGAGCGAGGCGCGGCCGACCGAATCCATCCGCACCCCGGTCCGACACGTGCTGGCCATCGGTCACACGTCCGGCACCGACACCTTGTCCGGTCTGGTGACCGGGCTTCGCCTGGAGAAAGAACTGCGAGGTTCGCTGTGA
- the arcC gene encoding carbamate kinase — translation MRIVVALGGNALARRGEPMTADHLRANVRSTCEALAGLARQYELVITHGNGPQVGLLALQNLAYQDVAAYPLDILGAETQGMIGYVIQQELSNALAGEREVAAIVTTTEVDEADPAFERPTKLIGPQYSAQDAAEAAAEYRWTIARDGAAFRRVVPSPAPRRIVQAPLVRMLLENGRLVVCVGGGGVPVKIDGKGRQTGMQAVVDKDLASAALAAELKADMLVMLTDGDYVSENWGTPEQRDILTASPEAIAELAFAEGSMKPKVDAAVRVAKAGGRALIGPLERIDDLLERRVGTEIRADVPEGIVFA, via the coding sequence ATGCGCATCGTCGTGGCTCTCGGAGGCAACGCGCTGGCCCGTCGGGGGGAGCCGATGACGGCCGACCATCTGCGGGCGAACGTGAGGTCCACCTGCGAGGCGCTCGCCGGCCTCGCCCGTCAGTACGAGCTCGTGATCACTCACGGGAACGGACCCCAGGTGGGTCTTCTGGCTCTGCAGAACCTCGCGTACCAGGATGTGGCGGCGTACCCGCTGGACATCCTCGGCGCGGAGACGCAGGGCATGATCGGTTACGTCATCCAGCAGGAGCTCTCCAACGCTCTCGCAGGGGAGCGCGAGGTGGCGGCGATCGTCACGACCACCGAGGTCGACGAGGCGGATCCGGCCTTCGAGCGCCCGACGAAGCTGATCGGTCCCCAGTACTCCGCGCAGGACGCCGCGGAGGCGGCGGCCGAGTACCGGTGGACGATCGCGCGCGACGGTGCGGCGTTCCGGCGCGTGGTGCCGTCCCCGGCCCCGCGGCGCATCGTCCAGGCACCGCTCGTGCGGATGCTCCTGGAGAACGGCAGGCTCGTCGTGTGCGTCGGCGGTGGAGGTGTGCCCGTGAAGATCGACGGCAAGGGCCGCCAGACCGGCATGCAGGCCGTGGTGGACAAGGACCTCGCCAGCGCGGCCCTCGCGGCCGAGCTCAAGGCGGACATGCTGGTCATGCTGACGGACGGCGACTACGTCAGTGAGAACTGGGGGACTCCCGAGCAGCGGGACATCCTGACGGCCTCCCCGGAAGCGATCGCCGAACTGGCCTTCGCCGAGGGGTCCATGAAGCCGAAGGTCGATGCGGCGGTGCGGGTCGCGAAGGCCGGCGGACGCGCACTCATCGGACCGCTCGAACGGATCGACGACCTGCTGGAGCGCCGGGTGGGCACGGAGATCCGGGCCGACGTGCCGGAGGGGATCGTCTTCGCCTGA
- a CDS encoding MFS transporter has protein sequence MQAPPPSPSTPQEQLPDPRRWWALCVLGLAQLMILLDSTIVNVALPSMQSELGMADGDRPWVVTSYTVAFGGLLLLAGRIADHAGRKRVFASGLLGFAVASAGAGAAPTAQALFAARAVQGAFAALLAASALALVATTFADLRERRKAIAVFGALGGAGASLGVVLGGLLTQWFGWRWCLLVNVPIALLALLGTLWTPRDHAQRLTGRIDIAGAVLGCGGLTALVYACSQAEAQGWTSPGVLGVLLAGAALLTAFAWWQTRSAAPLLPPRLMRDRRRVASLLAGGALMAGQLSVSLYLTYYLQTVLDWSALASGLGFLPISLVTTATATQLGTRLLPRFGPRVMMTAGLCISACGLFQLTLLDPDSTYAANVLPALITFSVGMGGSFLAIMTGATSDVPPQDAGIASATVNSAQQVGGSIGSAVFNTVAASAAAAFHGSPGAATLHGFTSAVRIPLALLLLAAVATAMLAERQSTRVYARANTLPRNPSEVRNGQESGSRGA, from the coding sequence ATGCAAGCCCCACCACCGTCACCCAGCACACCTCAGGAGCAGCTCCCGGATCCCCGCCGCTGGTGGGCGCTGTGCGTCCTCGGTCTGGCCCAGCTGATGATCCTGCTGGACAGCACCATCGTGAACGTGGCCCTGCCGTCCATGCAGTCGGAGTTGGGCATGGCGGACGGTGACCGCCCCTGGGTCGTCACCTCTTACACGGTCGCCTTCGGCGGGCTGCTCCTGCTCGCCGGCCGCATCGCCGACCACGCCGGGCGCAAGCGCGTCTTCGCCTCGGGTCTGCTCGGTTTCGCGGTCGCCTCGGCAGGGGCGGGGGCAGCCCCCACGGCGCAGGCACTTTTCGCCGCCCGCGCCGTACAGGGCGCCTTCGCCGCGCTTCTGGCCGCCTCGGCCCTCGCCCTGGTGGCCACGACCTTCGCCGATCTGCGCGAGCGCCGGAAGGCCATCGCCGTCTTCGGTGCTCTCGGCGGCGCCGGAGCCTCCCTCGGAGTCGTCCTCGGCGGACTGCTCACGCAGTGGTTCGGCTGGCGCTGGTGCCTGCTGGTCAACGTACCCATCGCCCTTCTCGCTCTGCTCGGCACGCTGTGGACTCCGCGCGATCACGCCCAGCGCCTCACCGGCCGTATCGACATCGCGGGTGCGGTGCTCGGGTGCGGTGGCCTGACGGCGCTGGTGTACGCGTGCAGCCAGGCCGAGGCTCAGGGGTGGACCTCTCCTGGCGTGCTCGGCGTACTGCTGGCCGGGGCCGCCCTGCTGACGGCGTTCGCCTGGTGGCAGACCCGGTCCGCCGCCCCGCTCCTGCCACCGCGGCTGATGCGCGACCGTCGCCGTGTCGCCTCGCTGCTGGCCGGTGGCGCACTGATGGCAGGCCAGCTGTCCGTCTCGCTGTATCTCACGTACTACCTGCAGACCGTGCTGGACTGGTCCGCGCTGGCCAGCGGCCTGGGCTTCCTGCCCATCAGCCTCGTCACCACCGCGACCGCCACCCAGCTCGGCACGCGTCTCCTGCCCAGGTTCGGCCCGCGCGTGATGATGACGGCCGGTCTGTGCATCTCCGCGTGCGGACTGTTCCAGCTCACGCTCCTGGACCCGGACTCCACCTACGCCGCGAACGTCCTGCCCGCACTGATCACCTTCAGCGTCGGCATGGGCGGCAGCTTCCTGGCCATCATGACCGGCGCCACCTCGGACGTGCCCCCACAAGACGCCGGTATCGCCTCGGCGACGGTGAACTCCGCCCAGCAGGTGGGCGGCTCCATCGGATCGGCCGTGTTCAACACGGTGGCCGCGAGCGCGGCGGCGGCCTTCCACGGGAGCCCGGGGGCCGCCACCCTGCACGGCTTCACCTCGGCCGTCCGGATCCCCCTCGCCCTGCTCCTGCTGGCAGCGGTCGCCACGGCCATGCTGGCCGAGCGCCAATCTACCCGCGTATATGCACGCGCAAATACTCTTCCTCGTAATCCGAGTGAAGTAAGAAATGGGCAGGAAAGCGGAAGTCGCGGCGCTTGA